A single window of Mycoplasma bradburyae DNA harbors:
- a CDS encoding type II restriction endonuclease has translation MINKRNTILISAKTTLRERWQEVPEEMMRTGAREMFLVTLDEQISESVLDNLYQSNINVVTTRNIKNERYKNNHRVLTFEELLGVYDANKKCWDNYFHNAEEKELISNNIKKQILKHENKEFIKKYYQKRLSEIDKKYGKNG, from the coding sequence ATGATTAATAAAAGAAATACAATATTGATAAGCGCTAAAACTACATTAAGAGAAAGATGACAAGAAGTACCTGAAGAAATGATGAGAACAGGTGCTAGAGAAATGTTTTTAGTAACTTTAGATGAGCAAATAAGTGAATCTGTATTAGATAATTTATACCAGAGTAATATAAATGTAGTTACGACAAGAAATATCAAAAACGAAAGATATAAAAACAATCATAGAGTTTTAACTTTTGAAGAGCTTTTAGGTGTTTATGATGCTAACAAAAAATGTTGGGATAATTATTTTCATAACGCAGAAGAAAAAGAATTAATTAGTAACAATATTAAAAAACAAATTTTAAAACACGAAAACAAAGAATTTATTAAAAAATATTATCAAAAAAGACTTAGTGAAATTGATAAAAAATACGGTAAAAATGGCTAA
- a CDS encoding RpiB/LacA/LacB family sugar-phosphate isomerase, giving the protein MSKRKIVLVADHTGVFLKQELISMLKSEYRDEFEVIDLGSDDEKAPDDYPDFAFLLEDYFKDENTTNLGVAICGTGVGICIAANKIKNVRAGLVYEPKYAELAIQHDKCNVLVLGARTTTIDSSKEILRRFLAAEFEGGRHQRRVDKISAYEKK; this is encoded by the coding sequence ATGAGTAAGAGAAAAATCGTATTAGTTGCAGATCATACTGGCGTTTTTTTAAAGCAAGAACTTATTAGTATGCTTAAAAGCGAATATCGTGATGAATTCGAAGTAATTGATCTTGGATCTGATGACGAAAAAGCGCCAGATGATTATCCTGATTTTGCTTTTTTGTTAGAAGACTATTTCAAGGACGAAAACACAACTAATTTAGGTGTTGCGATCTGTGGTACCGGAGTAGGTATCTGTATTGCTGCCAACAAAATCAAAAATGTTAGAGCAGGCTTAGTTTATGAACCTAAGTATGCAGAACTAGCTATCCAACACGACAAATGCAATGTTTTAGTTTTAGGTGCTAGAACAACTACAATTGATTCTAGTAAAGAGATACTAAGAAGATTTTTAGCAGCTGAATTTGAAGGCGGAAGACACCAAAGAAGGGTAGATAAAATTAGTGCTTATGAGAAAAAATAA
- a CDS encoding Holliday junction resolvase RecU, translating to MHQNRGMFLETLINNTIKHNELAPKGLIFKRHLPINVYSFANTKVSGWLKEKTQTDYYGLYKGYFFDFDAKQSSQLNYSLKNIKEHQLSHLRKIYDQGGIAFILLLIVPKEEFFMIPIKKIDSWLANQESKTLKYEWIKNNSFQLELFYPGVIGIFEGLQEWINLIT from the coding sequence ATGCACCAAAATAGAGGAATGTTTCTTGAAACATTAATCAACAATACCATTAAACATAATGAATTAGCCCCTAAAGGGCTAATTTTTAAACGTCACTTGCCGATTAATGTTTATAGTTTTGCTAACACAAAAGTCTCTGGATGATTAAAAGAAAAAACCCAAACAGATTATTATGGTTTGTATAAAGGTTATTTCTTTGATTTCGATGCTAAGCAAAGCTCGCAATTAAATTATTCTTTAAAAAATATTAAAGAACATCAATTATCCCATTTAAGAAAGATTTATGATCAAGGTGGAATAGCTTTTATCTTGCTTTTAATAGTACCTAAGGAAGAGTTTTTTATGATTCCAATAAAAAAAATTGATTCTTGATTAGCAAATCAAGAATCAAAAACTTTGAAATATGAATGAATTAAAAATAATTCTTTTCAATTAGAGCTGTTTTATCCAGGAGTTATTGGAATTTTTGAAGGGCTCCAAGAATGGATAAATCTAATTACTTAG
- a CDS encoding HU family DNA-binding protein, with product MLTKSEIYKIIAECTGVSSKLVKACFQVYGDLVKKEIKTEGQVRLPDLGTFRVTIGRERISVDPQTGAQTRIPPKPKVKFRASKPLKEATATIKWKYVSEDDELLQPKRKPSGFFKNRDNNED from the coding sequence ATGCTAACTAAATCTGAAATTTACAAAATTATCGCTGAATGTACTGGAGTTAGTTCAAAGCTAGTTAAAGCTTGTTTCCAAGTTTATGGTGATTTAGTAAAAAAAGAAATCAAAACAGAAGGACAAGTAAGATTACCTGATCTAGGAACTTTTAGAGTTACAATAGGTCGTGAAAGAATTTCTGTTGATCCACAAACTGGAGCACAAACAAGAATCCCTCCAAAACCAAAGGTTAAATTCAGAGCATCTAAACCTTTAAAAGAAGCAACTGCTACTATTAAATGAAAATATGTAAGCGAAGATGACGAATTGCTTCAACCTAAGAGAAAACCAAGTGGTTTTTTCAAAAATCGCGATAACAACGAAGACTAA
- the rplL gene encoding 50S ribosomal protein L7/L12, with protein sequence MAKLTKEQFIESLKEMTIVEINDVIKAIEEEFGVSAAAPVAAAAAAPGAAAPSEVTVVLTSAGDKKVEVIKLVREITGLGLMDAKKAVDTPPATLKENVKIEEANELKAKFEAAGAKIELK encoded by the coding sequence ATGGCAAAATTAACTAAAGAACAATTTATTGAAAGTCTAAAAGAAATGACTATCGTTGAAATCAACGATGTAATTAAAGCAATCGAAGAAGAATTTGGTGTTTCAGCTGCTGCTCCTGTAGCTGCTGCTGCAGCTGCTCCTGGTGCTGCTGCTCCAAGTGAAGTAACAGTTGTTTTAACATCTGCTGGTGATAAGAAAGTTGAAGTTATTAAACTAGTTAGAGAAATCACTGGTTTAGGTTTAATGGATGCTAAGAAAGCTGTAGATACTCCTCCAGCTACTCTTAAAGAAAACGTTAAGATTGAAGAAGCTAACGAATTAAAAGCTAAATTTGAAGCAGCTGGTGCTAAAATTGAGCTTAAATAA
- the cmk gene encoding (d)CMP kinase yields MTTTEINNHQIAIDGPAGSGKSTVAKLVANKLNFNYLSTGKMFRAFYYLMNLNNWSVDQLLNNYHTYQFEFNGDQVKIDNKNVSEALNELKISMGASEIAQNDKIRKLALELQQDYASKKPVVMDGRDITSIVLPNAILKIYLTASAKQRAIRRIKQLNLELTDEKIEEFSNEIAKRDYNDANRKLAPLIIVDDAVVIDSDNLTIDDVVNQIVSLYKKRLEVNNA; encoded by the coding sequence ATGACGACAACTGAAATTAATAATCATCAGATAGCCATCGATGGACCAGCAGGAAGCGGTAAATCTACTGTTGCTAAACTAGTAGCTAATAAACTTAATTTTAACTACTTATCAACAGGTAAAATGTTTAGAGCATTTTATTATTTAATGAACCTTAACAATTGATCAGTGGATCAATTGTTAAATAACTACCACACTTACCAGTTTGAATTCAATGGTGATCAAGTTAAGATTGATAACAAGAATGTTTCTGAAGCTTTAAATGAATTAAAGATATCTATGGGTGCTAGTGAGATAGCTCAAAATGATAAGATAAGAAAACTAGCATTAGAATTACAACAAGATTATGCTTCTAAAAAACCAGTAGTAATGGATGGCAGGGATATTACTAGTATTGTTTTACCTAATGCTATTCTTAAAATCTATTTAACTGCTTCAGCTAAACAAAGAGCTATCAGACGCATTAAACAATTAAACCTGGAATTAACGGACGAAAAAATAGAAGAGTTTAGCAATGAAATTGCTAAACGAGATTATAATGATGCTAACCGTAAGTTAGCACCATTAATTATTGTTGATGATGCAGTAGTTATTGATTCGGATAATTTAACAATTGATGATGTTGTCAATCAAATTGTAAGTTTATATAAGAAAAGATTGGAGGTTAATAATGCTTAA
- the rplJ gene encoding 50S ribosomal protein L10, whose product MKAIIQKKIEHVNKIAALLKDAKSFVVFEYSTMTAKEITALRRKIKTTSNEMFVLKNNILRRAIKEAGIEGFESDIKNQVAVVIGLQDAFLPIKAVHEFVQAKEAIKYVCGYLENKKLSAAELNEIAVLPSREELYSMFLSVLQAPVRKFLYALKAVADTKQ is encoded by the coding sequence ATGAAAGCAATTATTCAAAAAAAGATTGAACATGTGAATAAAATTGCTGCGTTGTTAAAAGATGCTAAATCTTTTGTAGTATTTGAATACTCTACAATGACAGCTAAAGAGATCACAGCTCTTAGAAGAAAAATTAAAACTACTTCTAACGAAATGTTTGTTTTAAAAAACAACATTTTAAGAAGAGCTATTAAAGAAGCTGGTATTGAAGGGTTTGAATCAGATATTAAAAACCAAGTTGCTGTAGTAATTGGTTTACAAGATGCATTTTTACCAATCAAAGCAGTTCATGAGTTCGTACAAGCTAAAGAAGCGATCAAATATGTTTGCGGATATTTAGAAAACAAAAAATTATCAGCAGCTGAATTGAATGAAATCGCTGTTCTTCCTTCAAGAGAAGAGCTTTACAGCATGTTCTTATCAGTACTTCAAGCTCCAGTTCGCAAATTCTTATATGCACTTAAAGCTGTAGCTGACACAAAACAATAA
- a CDS encoding DJ-1/PfpI family protein: protein MKLLVLTLKEFQDIELVSFASILTASNKFSKIDYYSPDNQDSVVGQFNVAHIKTIKSFNVNDYDAIYVPGGVGAIHLRSNQKGLECVKEFVQNNKWVIAICDAPNALSENNILNKDDKYISWSDGTMNGANRIKDFNTQLNCSNKLITARCSLTTLELAFYTLEVLFSKEFSDELRAKLTGVA, encoded by the coding sequence TTGAAACTACTTGTATTAACTCTTAAAGAGTTCCAAGACATTGAATTAGTAAGCTTTGCTTCAATTCTTACTGCTAGTAATAAATTCTCTAAAATTGATTATTACTCACCTGATAACCAAGACAGTGTTGTAGGTCAATTTAATGTAGCTCATATTAAAACAATTAAATCATTTAACGTTAATGATTATGATGCTATTTATGTACCTGGTGGTGTTGGAGCTATCCATTTAAGATCTAATCAAAAAGGTCTTGAATGTGTTAAGGAATTCGTTCAAAACAATAAATGAGTAATTGCTATTTGTGACGCACCCAATGCTTTAAGTGAAAACAATATCCTTAATAAGGATGATAAATACATTTCTTGAAGTGACGGTACAATGAATGGCGCTAATCGTATTAAAGATTTTAATACCCAACTTAATTGTTCGAATAAGTTGATAACAGCAAGATGTTCATTGACAACTTTAGAATTAGCATTCTATACTCTAGAAGTATTATTCTCAAAAGAATTTAGCGATGAACTAAGAGCTAAATTAACAGGCGTTGCTTAG
- a CDS encoding MATE family efflux transporter, giving the protein MRTGYSHIDKQEKANTLFGKTAISKAIWIVCLPGLLASFFGGLYSFLDQILIQKLIPDVWKLNDVYNATYFSNTNVYKQVFDQIFVSSNIVSIPNIFVIDNTYYQASQSMPVPEGYFNKDFISVFSDSIRSMPAITLNRDELEKYINNHQILDNIVLLFKNVYNSRVKDIGVGEISQLSNVSVIARQAVNSFQSVTLVGSSVIYLVPVGAGVYYTKAISYKYEKTGRDIWVMSFWTSLILCLAVTLVCFVLVGAGLQRQLIGTANLDNGILASFEANNTSNLINKINNIDMNSISVTDFKQYPKVILAYDNAIADISAEWGNQYSWIYISGFVIAGLFSLLSFMIRSEGRNFFVTIASIVANVLNVLLDWIFIKYFNLGLVGGASASVISWVINLLLYVGFVIYFNKKQATWLNFNDLFKVRFNIKIIIPIIILGISSFIRVIGVAVMFLVYNLLLIKISGQDFQNYHAGSTPLIVLFFVSLFGISDGGRPLVGYNYTNRNYKRVHQTFWWSLLVTFSYSIISYLIVFFAAKPVLVGLFNFQDPSINPMVQQIDNADLVTQYVRITMLRIVMFSITICGMMLFQGTNNIIRSYIASAIEGVFIAYLVFGILFGIALIAPKENNANVWIYVWGYAISPFITSIVVFSISIVYLKKDLNINNETKERKMNKLDLMQYNFFINEAKKYNLLTPQEQHEKEVKNNL; this is encoded by the coding sequence ATGAGAACGGGTTATAGCCACATCGACAAACAAGAAAAAGCAAATACTCTTTTTGGTAAAACTGCTATTTCTAAAGCTATATGAATAGTTTGTCTTCCAGGTCTATTAGCTTCCTTTTTTGGTGGATTGTATAGTTTTTTGGATCAAATCTTGATCCAAAAATTAATTCCAGATGTATGAAAATTAAATGATGTTTATAATGCTACTTATTTTTCAAATACTAATGTATATAAACAAGTATTTGATCAGATCTTTGTAAGTAGCAACATTGTAAGTATTCCTAATATATTTGTAATTGATAATACATATTATCAAGCATCCCAAAGTATGCCTGTACCTGAGGGTTATTTTAATAAGGATTTTATTTCTGTATTTAGCGATTCGATTAGAAGCATGCCAGCAATCACATTAAACCGTGATGAACTAGAAAAATATATTAACAACCACCAAATACTAGATAATATTGTTTTGTTGTTTAAGAATGTCTATAACTCAAGAGTTAAAGATATTGGTGTTGGCGAAATCTCACAATTATCAAATGTGTCTGTTATTGCTCGTCAAGCAGTAAACTCTTTTCAAAGCGTTACATTAGTAGGTAGTTCAGTTATTTATCTAGTACCAGTAGGTGCGGGTGTTTATTACACTAAAGCAATTAGTTATAAGTATGAAAAAACTGGTAGAGACATCTGAGTGATGTCTTTTTGAACATCATTAATATTATGCTTAGCAGTTACCTTAGTTTGTTTTGTTTTAGTTGGCGCTGGATTGCAAAGACAACTTATAGGTACCGCTAATCTTGATAATGGTATATTAGCTTCTTTTGAAGCTAATAATACATCTAACTTAATAAATAAAATCAATAACATTGATATGAATTCTATTAGTGTTACTGATTTTAAACAATATCCTAAGGTTATTCTTGCTTATGATAATGCGATTGCTGATATCTCAGCAGAATGAGGGAATCAGTATAGCTGAATTTATATAAGTGGATTTGTGATTGCTGGTTTATTCTCTTTATTATCATTCATGATTAGATCAGAGGGACGAAATTTCTTTGTTACTATTGCTTCTATAGTAGCTAATGTATTAAACGTACTATTAGATTGAATTTTTATTAAATATTTTAATCTAGGTTTAGTGGGTGGCGCTAGCGCTTCTGTTATTAGTTGAGTTATTAATCTCTTATTATATGTTGGATTTGTTATCTATTTTAATAAAAAACAAGCAACATGACTTAACTTTAATGATTTATTTAAAGTTAGGTTTAATATTAAGATTATTATTCCAATTATTATATTAGGGATATCATCGTTCATTAGGGTGATAGGGGTTGCTGTAATGTTCTTGGTTTATAACTTATTATTAATCAAGATTTCAGGGCAGGATTTTCAAAACTACCATGCAGGATCAACACCACTAATTGTTTTATTTTTTGTTTCTTTATTCGGGATATCAGATGGTGGCAGACCACTTGTAGGTTATAACTATACTAATCGCAATTATAAACGTGTACATCAAACATTTTGATGATCTTTATTAGTTACTTTTTCTTATTCAATTATTTCTTATTTAATCGTCTTTTTTGCTGCTAAACCTGTTCTTGTAGGTTTATTTAATTTCCAAGATCCAAGTATTAATCCAATGGTGCAACAAATTGATAACGCAGATTTAGTAACTCAGTATGTAAGAATCACAATGTTAAGAATTGTAATGTTTTCTATTACGATTTGCGGAATGATGTTGTTTCAAGGAACTAACAATATCATAAGATCATATATTGCTTCAGCTATCGAAGGTGTATTTATTGCTTATCTTGTGTTTGGCATTTTATTTGGTATAGCTTTAATAGCTCCTAAAGAAAATAATGCGAATGTGTGAATTTATGTTTGAGGTTATGCAATATCACCATTCATCACATCAATAGTTGTGTTTAGTATTTCTATTGTTTATCTAAAGAAAGACTTGAATATTAATAATGAAACCAAAGAGCGTAAGATGAACAAATTAGACTTAATGCAATATAATTTCTTTATTAATGAAGCTAAGAAATACAATTTATTAACACCTCAAGAACAACACGAAAAAGAAGTTAAAAATAATTTATAA
- a CDS encoding YqaE/Pmp3 family membrane protein, protein MARRDKGIDLIIFIILLILGIVPGVLYAIFKLAQPKFNWIAFVVLCIFFIFPGVIYLLTCSDLIIFNKKELSKKG, encoded by the coding sequence ATGGCTAGAAGAGATAAAGGTATTGATTTAATTATATTTATCATATTATTGATTTTAGGGATCGTACCAGGTGTGCTGTATGCAATCTTCAAACTAGCTCAACCAAAGTTTAATTGAATAGCTTTTGTTGTATTATGTATTTTTTTCATATTCCCTGGAGTTATTTATTTACTTACTTGTTCAGATCTAATAATCTTTAATAAAAAAGAACTATCTAAAAAAGGTTAA
- the der gene encoding ribosome biogenesis GTPase Der: MLKVAIVGKPNVGKSTLFNRLIKNRIAIVDDVPGITRDRIFGDVEWLTKRFQIIDTGGLTTDSDVFQKAIEQQVQFAIDEADIILFVCSYKEGVNVDDHYAAKLLKKHKNKKILFVLNKIENQNKNELNLSSYFSLGFGKPLIISAEHAIGIGDLLDEIVKLKDQFDNKKEEELAATFCIIGKPNVGKSSLLNQLLKKERVLVSDVAGTTRDAIDATFRYNKELYKVIDTAGIRRKGKIATRIEKFSVQRTQQAISRSKFILLMLDGSVELSEQDEVIGGLCHQANLPTIIVVNKWDIVKKDEKTMNLFKKEIRNKFKYLPWSPIIFISAKENLRIETIFDTIKMIKEQLNIKISTSLLNDVISKAQMMNQAPIFNGNRLSITYTTQAQGQIPTFVLFCNNPDYLHFSYARFLENKIREAFGLTYVPITLYFKSKNARNRKLSKDVKFKQVGYDIE; encoded by the coding sequence ATGCTTAAAGTAGCTATCGTTGGTAAACCTAATGTTGGTAAATCAACATTATTCAATCGTTTAATAAAGAATCGAATTGCTATTGTTGATGATGTTCCAGGGATCACTCGCGACCGTATTTTTGGTGATGTTGAATGATTAACTAAAAGATTCCAAATTATTGACACCGGAGGTCTTACTACAGATAGTGATGTATTTCAAAAAGCAATTGAACAACAAGTTCAATTTGCTATTGATGAAGCCGACATTATCTTATTTGTATGTTCGTATAAAGAAGGTGTTAATGTTGATGATCATTATGCTGCCAAACTACTTAAAAAACATAAGAACAAAAAGATTCTTTTTGTTCTTAATAAGATTGAAAATCAAAATAAAAATGAACTTAATTTAAGTTCATACTTTAGTTTAGGGTTTGGTAAACCGTTAATTATATCAGCAGAACATGCGATCGGGATTGGGGATTTATTAGATGAGATTGTCAAATTAAAAGATCAATTTGACAACAAGAAAGAAGAAGAGTTGGCGGCAACTTTTTGTATTATTGGTAAACCTAATGTTGGAAAATCTAGTTTATTAAATCAGTTACTCAAAAAAGAAAGAGTATTAGTATCAGATGTAGCAGGAACTACTAGGGATGCTATTGATGCTACTTTTAGATATAATAAAGAATTATATAAAGTTATTGACACCGCAGGTATCAGAAGAAAAGGTAAGATAGCTACAAGAATAGAAAAATTCTCAGTTCAAAGAACACAACAAGCAATCTCAAGATCAAAATTTATTTTGTTGATGCTTGATGGTTCGGTTGAATTATCAGAACAAGACGAAGTGATTGGTGGGTTGTGTCATCAAGCTAATTTACCAACAATTATTGTGGTTAATAAATGAGACATTGTTAAAAAAGATGAGAAGACAATGAACTTATTTAAAAAAGAGATTCGTAATAAGTTTAAATATCTTCCTTGATCGCCTATTATCTTTATTAGTGCTAAGGAGAATTTAAGAATTGAGACGATCTTTGACACAATCAAGATGATTAAAGAACAACTTAATATTAAGATATCAACTTCTTTATTGAATGATGTAATCAGTAAAGCACAAATGATGAACCAAGCGCCAATATTCAATGGTAACCGTTTATCAATCACTTATACAACTCAAGCGCAAGGTCAAATTCCGACCTTTGTATTGTTTTGTAATAATCCTGATTATTTACACTTTTCATATGCACGGTTTCTAGAAAATAAAATAAGAGAAGCCTTTGGTCTTACTTATGTTCCGATCACCTTGTATTTCAAGTCGAAGAATGCAAGAAACCGTAAATTATCAAAAGATGTGAAATTTAAGCAAGTTGGTTATGATATAGAATAA
- the rpmF gene encoding 50S ribosomal protein L32 gives MAVQQRRSSKHRRDKRRSHDALAVSLINVCKHCGKFKRAHRACSCGMYNELRITKAK, from the coding sequence ATGGCAGTACAACAAAGAAGATCCTCTAAACATAGAAGAGATAAAAGACGTTCACATGATGCTTTAGCAGTTAGCTTAATCAACGTATGTAAGCACTGTGGGAAATTCAAACGAGCACACAGAGCTTGCTCTTGTGGGATGTACAACGAATTAAGAATTACCAAAGCTAAATAA
- a CDS encoding DUF1951 domain-containing protein yields the protein MSNNVSEEQKKETEYQQSVDKAIGIFNSLFSKEQDKFIFIRSVYENDGVANMEYSRQKLNELMSLIINEPTKNYARNYFLNSCLTKITDYEEIEDVLSLFKKDKQILDKFCLYYLLFKQSFDFNDPDRFKVTKILSNIAKELIEVLNLN from the coding sequence ATGTCTAACAACGTATCTGAAGAACAAAAAAAAGAAACTGAATATCAACAAAGTGTTGATAAGGCTATAGGGATTTTCAACTCATTGTTCTCAAAAGAGCAAGACAAATTTATTTTTATTAGATCTGTTTATGAAAATGACGGGGTAGCAAACATGGAATACTCTCGTCAAAAATTAAATGAATTAATGAGTTTAATCATTAATGAACCAACTAAAAACTATGCAAGAAATTATTTTTTAAATTCTTGCTTAACAAAGATTACAGATTATGAAGAAATTGAAGATGTATTAAGCTTGTTTAAAAAGGATAAACAAATTCTTGACAAGTTTTGTTTATATTATTTATTGTTTAAACAATCTTTTGATTTTAACGACCCTGATCGATTTAAAGTAACAAAAATTTTATCAAACATTGCCAAGGAATTAATTGAGGTATTAAATTTAAATTAA
- a CDS encoding PDDEXK family nuclease, whose amino-acid sequence MTLSNTQSRRSRAGNEFEAIIELIFMGAEIPMDSQGNIGKNIFIEKELGKLVDIVCLGS is encoded by the coding sequence TTGACTCTATCTAATACACAAAGTAGAAGATCGCGTGCAGGTAATGAATTTGAAGCAATTATTGAATTGATATTTATGGGAGCTGAAATACCTATGGATAGTCAAGGGAATATAGGTAAAAATATTTTTATTGAAAAAGAGTTAGGGAAACTAGTAGATATAGTTTGCCTGGGGTCATAG
- the metG gene encoding methionine--tRNA ligase, whose product MAKTKKCYISTPIYYASGQPHIGHAYTTILGDFLARYKKQRGYDVFFLSGTDEFGKKIETKAKSLNLSPIEMVSSFSDNFRKLFELLNIDLTRFVRTTEENHQEVVKKVFALLFKKGFIYIDQWQGLYCVDCEEGYTSSSALKKADIAEKINADLSKDPEDQLYCNVGHKISTINEPSYFIKLSEFSDFIKQSLESNNPVVFPESRNKEMLNNFINVGLKDLSITRTSVNWGIDCPLNKSHKIYVWLDALFSYLSSTGFASHDDKNYQEFWNNDDSERIHLIAKEITRFHRIYWVIFLEMLGLKQPTKMISHGWIVDENGNKMSKSLNNVIDPVELVDIFGVDQIRYFLLKEVSLSEDGKVGKRLIQETLNSDLINNFANLVNRLIPMIETRQNSIILPYKQGLEVVDNYLTELAKVPAEFERLVEQNDIRGAIKTLLSISKEYSSVIEITKPWELYKNNQTQELANVLFAGACAVRSVFVLLEPILTIKSKEVYEQMNFTPEQIKLENINNFEQLNNHKINQAKKLFQRVNLTLQIAGEKSESDQKDNNKKQKDKNKKSKSENKKEEVAQVEEVKSE is encoded by the coding sequence ATGGCAAAAACAAAAAAATGTTATATTTCAACCCCGATATACTATGCTTCGGGACAACCGCATATCGGTCATGCTTATACAACAATTTTAGGAGATTTCTTAGCTCGTTATAAAAAACAAAGAGGCTATGATGTTTTTTTCTTATCAGGTACTGATGAATTTGGTAAAAAGATTGAAACTAAAGCGAAATCTTTAAATTTAAGTCCGATTGAAATGGTTAGTAGTTTTTCAGATAATTTTAGAAAATTATTTGAGCTTTTAAATATTGATCTTACAAGATTTGTAAGAACAACAGAAGAAAACCATCAAGAAGTAGTTAAAAAGGTTTTTGCCCTATTGTTTAAAAAAGGTTTTATTTACATCGATCAATGACAAGGGCTTTATTGTGTTGATTGTGAAGAAGGTTATACTTCATCTAGTGCGTTGAAAAAAGCTGATATAGCTGAAAAAATTAATGCCGATTTATCTAAGGATCCAGAAGATCAGCTTTATTGTAATGTTGGTCATAAGATTAGCACAATTAATGAGCCATCTTATTTCATTAAATTGTCAGAGTTTAGTGATTTTATTAAACAATCACTTGAAAGCAATAACCCAGTTGTATTCCCAGAGTCTCGTAACAAAGAGATGTTAAATAACTTTATTAATGTTGGGTTAAAAGATTTATCAATCACAAGAACTAGTGTTAATTGAGGAATTGATTGTCCGTTAAATAAAAGCCATAAGATCTATGTTTGATTAGATGCTTTGTTTTCATATTTATCATCAACTGGTTTTGCTTCACATGATGATAAGAACTACCAAGAATTCTGAAACAATGATGATAGTGAAAGAATTCATTTGATCGCTAAAGAAATCACAAGATTCCATAGAATTTATTGAGTAATCTTCTTGGAAATGTTGGGATTAAAACAACCAACAAAGATGATCTCGCATGGATGAATTGTTGATGAAAACGGTAACAAGATGTCAAAATCGCTTAATAACGTTATTGACCCTGTTGAGCTAGTTGATATCTTTGGTGTTGATCAAATTCGTTATTTCTTACTTAAAGAAGTAAGTTTAAGTGAAGATGGTAAGGTTGGTAAGCGTTTAATTCAAGAAACGCTTAACTCGGATTTAATTAATAATTTTGCCAACTTAGTTAATCGTTTAATACCAATGATTGAAACGCGTCAGAATTCGATAATTCTACCTTATAAACAAGGATTAGAAGTTGTTGATAATTACTTAACAGAGTTAGCTAAAGTTCCTGCTGAATTTGAACGATTAGTTGAACAAAATGATATTCGTGGCGCTATAAAAACATTGCTTAGTATTTCAAAAGAATATTCAAGTGTTATTGAAATTACCAAACCTTGAGAATTATACAAAAACAACCAAACACAAGAATTAGCTAATGTTTTATTTGCTGGAGCTTGTGCTGTTAGAAGTGTCTTTGTTTTACTTGAGCCTATTCTTACGATAAAGTCTAAAGAAGTTTATGAGCAAATGAACTTTACCCCTGAACAAATTAAGCTTGAAAACATTAATAATTTTGAACAATTGAATAATCACAAAATAAATCAAGCTAAGAAATTATTCCAAAGAGTTAATTTAACTTTACAAATTGCTGGAGAAAAATCAGAATCAGATCAAAAAGACAATAATAAAAAACAAAAAGATAAAAATAAAAAATCTAAATCTGAAAACAAAAAAGAAGAAGTTGCACAAGTAGAAGAAGTTAAATCTGAATAA